Proteins encoded by one window of Candidatus Aramenus sp. CH1:
- a CDS encoding VWA domain-containing protein, protein MVERNVLPFSAIIGQERLKKALMIVAVNPSVGGLLIMGPKGVAKSTAVRALANLLPEIEVVADCPFSCDPRSPESMCDSCRARFERGERLPVIRRKMREVELPVSATLDRVVGSLDIKKAIEEGLRALSPGLLAEANRGILYIDEVNLLPDDIVNAILDSAASKVNVVEREGVSVSHPANFILIGTMNPEEGELRPQLLDRFGISVVAESPKSEEELIQIAKVVEEFEANPKKIKEQFEPKERELRERITRAREILRNVEISDDLMRLIAKVVIKYSLSNRAMIATMRVAKTIAALDGRKVVTEEDVKEALEYVLPHRLNAQQMQEEQVGVEKVKKELEEILKGNGGNNREEEKEQREEKEINVDLKVDNLKSDKSGRGGISRSTGNLSSLLGKVVDFYSTIVNMALSGRKRITKEDVSLKELRGRGSVPILILLDTSRSMNLGRRILIAKKLSKSLLNNAYKLRSKVGLITFSGYSANYVVRFSKNFSLIERSLNSVKPQGRTPLSHAIYLANKVLKKESMYSTPITFIVTDGKANVSLKGNIREELERLSYELGKMSKVVVVDANASQFTPSYNQLIARSSNAYMIGLNQLSKVLNDRTNFTNLLLRL, encoded by the coding sequence ATGGTAGAGAGGAACGTACTTCCGTTCTCCGCGATAATAGGCCAAGAAAGGCTGAAAAAGGCCTTGATGATAGTTGCCGTTAACCCCTCAGTGGGGGGCCTACTCATAATGGGGCCAAAGGGAGTGGCAAAGTCCACTGCAGTTAGGGCGTTGGCCAACCTACTGCCCGAGATAGAAGTGGTGGCCGACTGTCCCTTTAGTTGCGACCCTCGTTCCCCGGAGTCCATGTGCGACAGTTGCAGAGCAAGGTTTGAGAGGGGCGAGAGGCTTCCCGTTATAAGGAGGAAAATGAGAGAAGTCGAATTGCCCGTGAGTGCCACCCTTGACAGGGTAGTTGGTAGCCTCGACATAAAGAAGGCCATAGAGGAGGGGTTAAGGGCACTTTCACCCGGTCTCTTGGCGGAAGCCAACAGGGGGATCTTATACATTGACGAGGTAAACCTCCTCCCTGACGACATAGTTAACGCCATCCTCGACTCTGCTGCCTCAAAGGTTAACGTGGTTGAAAGGGAGGGAGTTTCTGTATCCCATCCAGCGAACTTCATACTCATAGGCACTATGAACCCAGAGGAGGGAGAACTAAGGCCACAGTTACTGGACAGGTTTGGCATCTCTGTGGTAGCGGAGAGCCCAAAGTCTGAGGAGGAGCTGATCCAAATAGCTAAGGTAGTGGAGGAATTCGAGGCAAACCCCAAGAAAATCAAGGAGCAGTTCGAGCCAAAGGAAAGGGAACTCAGGGAGAGGATAACCAGAGCAAGGGAGATCTTACGTAACGTTGAAATTTCCGACGACCTAATGAGGCTTATAGCAAAGGTCGTCATAAAGTACTCGCTTAGCAACAGAGCCATGATAGCCACAATGAGGGTTGCGAAGACGATTGCTGCCCTTGACGGCAGAAAGGTAGTTACTGAAGAGGACGTAAAGGAGGCGTTAGAGTACGTGCTACCACATAGGCTGAACGCCCAACAAATGCAAGAGGAGCAAGTTGGCGTGGAGAAGGTAAAGAAGGAACTAGAGGAAATCCTCAAGGGCAATGGCGGAAATAACAGGGAAGAAGAGAAAGAGCAACGTGAAGAAAAGGAAATAAACGTGGACTTGAAGGTGGATAACTTAAAGTCGGACAAGAGCGGTAGAGGAGGTATATCAAGGTCTACAGGAAATCTGTCGAGCTTACTCGGTAAAGTCGTGGACTTTTACTCCACGATAGTCAACATGGCCTTAAGCGGTAGAAAAAGGATAACGAAGGAAGACGTGTCTCTTAAGGAGTTAAGGGGGAGGGGATCCGTTCCTATACTCATCCTCCTCGACACCAGCAGGTCAATGAACTTAGGAAGGAGGATCTTAATAGCTAAGAAGCTTTCTAAGTCGCTCTTAAATAACGCGTACAAGCTGAGAAGCAAAGTGGGCCTTATCACTTTTTCGGGCTATAGCGCAAACTACGTGGTCCGTTTCTCCAAAAACTTTTCCCTAATAGAGAGGTCGCTCAACTCCGTCAAGCCTCAAGGCAGGACTCCTCTTTCGCATGCCATTTACCTTGCAAATAAGGTTCTAAAGAAGGAGAGCATGTACTCCACCCCGATAACCTTTATAGTAACCGACGGTAAAGCTAACGTGAGCCTCAAGGGTAACATAAGGGAAGAGCTGGAGAGGTTAAGTTACGAACTTGGAAAGATGTCAAAGGTGGTAGTAGTTGACGCAAACGCGTCCCAGTTCACGCCAAGCTATAACCAGTTGATAGCTAGGAGCTCAAACGCGTACATGATTGGCCTAAACCAGCTCAGCAAGGTCTTGAACGACAGGACTAACTTCACCAACTTGCTCTTAAGGCTCTGA
- a CDS encoding acyl-CoA dehydrogenase family protein, giving the protein MSELPKEVEEYRAKVREYAQKVVRDYAKQMDETNDGGDKIVKDFGEMGLLGMKVPTKYGGLGLGELAFAVATEELGAESGGASHSLHTQLNAIQLLVSVGGDAAAEWIEKGVKAKEIYAVALTEPAAGSDLGALQTTAKPDGDELVLNGEKIFTSAASFSTKMVVLARTSGNPGDRQGISLLLVDSKTPGVEVKKLDLMGIRGAGVSYVKFNNVRISKDSIIGKEGDAFRGAIKALMVSRNGYAGIAVGIARGAVEEAINRATARKQFGKALIDQEWIAFNLADAYVKVEAARLLTWRAANLFDKGVEALTEASMAKYYAAVTAAEVTRTALHIFGGHGLNRGSKVERLYRDAKIMEIAEGTNEMQLMAVSRAFQPKK; this is encoded by the coding sequence ATGTCCGAATTACCTAAGGAAGTAGAAGAGTATAGAGCTAAGGTAAGGGAGTACGCCCAAAAAGTGGTAAGGGACTACGCGAAGCAAATGGACGAAACCAACGACGGTGGGGACAAGATAGTAAAGGACTTTGGCGAAATGGGTCTCCTCGGTATGAAGGTTCCCACAAAGTACGGGGGCCTAGGGTTAGGAGAACTGGCTTTTGCGGTTGCTACTGAGGAGCTTGGGGCTGAAAGCGGTGGTGCTTCGCACAGCCTCCACACACAACTGAACGCCATTCAGCTTTTAGTCTCAGTTGGAGGAGACGCTGCAGCAGAGTGGATCGAAAAGGGGGTCAAGGCTAAGGAGATATATGCAGTTGCCCTTACTGAACCAGCAGCAGGCTCAGACCTAGGTGCATTGCAAACTACCGCGAAGCCGGACGGGGACGAGCTCGTACTTAACGGGGAGAAAATATTCACCAGCGCCGCCTCCTTCTCTACAAAGATGGTTGTACTAGCTAGGACCAGCGGCAACCCAGGGGATAGGCAAGGAATATCGTTACTTTTAGTGGACTCCAAGACTCCTGGAGTAGAGGTCAAAAAGCTGGACTTAATGGGTATCAGAGGGGCCGGTGTATCGTACGTTAAATTCAACAACGTTAGAATAAGTAAGGACTCCATTATCGGCAAGGAAGGAGACGCCTTTAGAGGGGCAATAAAGGCTCTCATGGTCAGCAGAAACGGCTACGCTGGAATAGCGGTTGGGATAGCTAGGGGAGCAGTTGAGGAGGCAATTAACAGGGCAACGGCGAGGAAACAGTTCGGAAAGGCGCTAATAGACCAGGAGTGGATAGCGTTTAACTTGGCAGATGCATACGTAAAAGTGGAGGCAGCGAGGTTGCTAACTTGGAGAGCAGCCAACTTATTTGACAAGGGAGTTGAGGCGTTAACGGAGGCGTCGATGGCAAAGTACTACGCTGCCGTGACTGCCGCCGAGGTCACTAGGACTGCACTCCACATATTTGGCGGTCACGGGCTTAACAGGGGATCAAAAGTTGAGAGGCTTTACAGAGACGCAAAGATAATGGAGATCGCCGAGGGTACAAACGAAATGCAGCTAATGGCAGTATCAAGGGCTTTCCAGCCTAAGAAATAA
- a CDS encoding anion transporter, protein MNYIALAIAFLTYGLIATRSITKIPPWSSMFFGGVLMVATGVIPVGLALKSVNLDVILFLVTIFVFASALEVSGFLKYLAYYIVKKFKTPKRIVMAVVVFSGVLSNFVTNDGISSSWTPIMLEASKQMRIDEKPLLYSLAFGVTVGSVLLPTGNPQNLLIALEGNLAQPFVLFLAYLGIPTAVNLLATAYITLLMFRKSLADPESKIQLQEVKIEDKATAGVALVLLAITVALFFALSFLKVDILLGSLITSSLLLLIVKPRREIVRRMDWTVIVFFVGLFLFTAGLDNGGVLSAISKALPPPSSALLIMLISVALSQILSNVPMVAIYIPIMYSYNATSAIDWLALAAGSTIAGNLTLIGAASNVIISEASESRGGKGFGFFEFIKYSLPVLLENFLIIYLFLRLESP, encoded by the coding sequence GTGAATTACATAGCGCTGGCAATAGCGTTTCTAACTTACGGCTTGATAGCGACTAGAAGTATTACGAAGATACCGCCGTGGTCCTCCATGTTCTTCGGAGGTGTTCTGATGGTGGCGACTGGCGTAATACCAGTAGGCCTTGCCCTGAAGAGCGTAAACCTAGACGTCATACTGTTCCTGGTTACCATTTTCGTGTTCGCCTCAGCGTTAGAGGTGTCGGGATTCTTGAAGTACCTGGCGTATTATATCGTCAAGAAGTTCAAGACGCCAAAGAGGATAGTGATGGCGGTAGTGGTTTTCTCCGGCGTTCTTTCAAATTTTGTCACAAATGACGGGATCTCGTCCAGTTGGACCCCTATCATGTTAGAGGCAAGTAAGCAAATGCGGATCGACGAGAAGCCCCTTCTCTATTCCCTGGCTTTCGGGGTCACAGTAGGGAGCGTGCTTTTGCCCACTGGCAACCCTCAGAACTTGTTGATAGCTCTTGAAGGGAACTTGGCACAGCCCTTCGTACTATTCCTAGCCTACTTGGGGATTCCTACTGCGGTTAACCTGCTGGCTACTGCGTATATAACCTTATTAATGTTTAGGAAGTCATTAGCGGATCCTGAATCGAAAATACAACTACAAGAGGTAAAAATTGAGGACAAGGCTACTGCGGGAGTAGCCTTGGTTCTTCTAGCCATAACTGTGGCCTTGTTCTTTGCCTTGAGCTTTCTGAAGGTGGACATATTGCTAGGCTCCCTGATAACTTCGTCATTGCTTTTGCTAATAGTAAAGCCGAGGAGGGAGATTGTGAGGAGAATGGATTGGACGGTGATAGTCTTCTTCGTGGGGCTATTCCTCTTTACAGCGGGACTGGACAACGGGGGCGTCTTGAGCGCTATCTCCAAAGCGTTGCCACCACCCTCTAGCGCGCTACTTATTATGTTGATTAGCGTAGCGTTGAGTCAAATACTCAGCAACGTGCCCATGGTAGCTATCTACATACCTATAATGTACTCTTACAACGCTACTTCAGCAATAGACTGGCTCGCGTTAGCAGCAGGTAGCACGATAGCTGGGAATTTAACGTTGATAGGAGCAGCAAGTAACGTAATAATTTCTGAAGCCTCAGAAAGCAGGGGAGGAAAAGGGTTTGGTTTCTTCGAGTTTATAAAGTATTCTTTGCCAGTCCTTTTAGAGAACTTCTTGATTATCTACTTATTTCTTAGGCTGGAAAGCCCTTGA
- a CDS encoding MFS transporter, protein MRIFIGQALVTTVVTELTLLYPVEIYNETKSVFLLGIVSMLFNATNALGSYVWGNVIDSVKRRKEFFILLPLSIIPCVFLLSFGSIVLGFLGYSLLGFIYAIDSPLYSILLLENFTFEQLPKVNIRLSQFTLAGNIAGSLLAIVRLPPTYVTSMLIASLISNVMFLRGVAGSSNRDKKEEKREIRNRLQAILSFFTFNFAAEIFYTVYVPFNYAMGNPEYLIFVSYTLLYILDEFLYYVSSRVIENREVFFIYLVTFTRAILSLSASLVVASKLRLGPLSVPIFLSFGSIYPIFSSSFFSIMFRNLKKNRGTIIGVFNAVEDVANIMGSLVAGIIGGTLANAYAVILYSFLLSSFLFADYVRRAPVPSS, encoded by the coding sequence ATGAGGATCTTCATAGGCCAAGCCCTCGTCACGACAGTAGTAACCGAATTGACGTTGCTCTACCCAGTGGAGATTTACAACGAGACAAAGTCTGTGTTTTTATTGGGAATAGTCTCAATGCTGTTCAACGCCACTAACGCCCTGGGCTCCTACGTCTGGGGAAACGTGATAGACAGCGTAAAACGTAGGAAGGAGTTCTTTATACTTTTGCCTCTATCTATTATACCCTGCGTCTTCTTACTTTCCTTCGGGTCGATAGTCCTCGGCTTCCTCGGCTACTCACTTCTGGGGTTTATTTACGCCATAGACTCGCCCTTGTACTCTATCCTGTTACTAGAGAACTTCACGTTTGAGCAGTTGCCCAAGGTGAACATTAGGCTTTCGCAGTTCACGCTTGCAGGAAACATAGCTGGAAGCCTCTTGGCTATAGTAAGATTGCCTCCAACTTACGTCACTTCAATGCTCATCGCATCACTGATAAGCAACGTAATGTTTCTAAGGGGAGTGGCAGGCTCAAGTAATAGGGATAAAAAGGAGGAGAAAAGGGAGATTAGGAATAGGCTTCAAGCTATCCTGTCCTTCTTTACTTTCAACTTCGCCGCTGAGATTTTTTACACAGTCTACGTTCCGTTCAACTACGCCATGGGAAACCCAGAATACCTCATTTTCGTTTCCTACACTCTGCTGTACATCTTGGACGAGTTCCTCTACTACGTGTCCTCTAGAGTCATTGAGAACAGGGAGGTGTTCTTCATTTACTTAGTCACTTTCACGAGGGCAATTCTGTCCCTTTCGGCGTCCCTGGTCGTTGCCTCTAAGCTCAGGCTGGGACCTCTTAGCGTGCCCATATTTCTCTCCTTTGGCTCAATATACCCTATATTCAGTTCTTCCTTCTTCTCCATCATGTTCAGAAACTTAAAGAAAAATAGGGGAACTATAATAGGGGTATTCAACGCCGTAGAGGACGTTGCCAACATAATGGGGAGCCTAGTTGCTGGGATAATAGGGGGAACCTTGGCCAACGCCTATGCAGTGATACTTTACTCCTTTCTACTGTCCTCTTTCCTTTTCGCCGATTACGTAAGGAGAGCCCCTGTGCCTTCTAGCTAA
- a CDS encoding acyl-CoA thioesterase — translation METVNLVHYEQCNYMGRLHGGDMLKMLIDTGMLSSIKVAKGPAVLASLDNVVFKKPIYLGDVIRIVSQVDYIGNSSMEVEMKVFRGDEPIVTATGVYVKVDDNVRPLPVGEKIVPATDEERLIVEEARKRRELRLKKLKESVPLEDPTEKLTVKLHNVIYVTPEMTYDGRLISAGKIVKLMDDLGGMLGLSLINYKGFKDGSDTVVTVSVSDTAFLSPIKLGDVVEMTAGLSYVGKTSIEVLITVKTRNPKDGISRIVTTAFFNYVRIGSDGRPKEFPPYYPKNEYEKKMFESALARRHRGSPYVIGEKERGQ, via the coding sequence GTGGAGACAGTAAACCTAGTGCATTATGAACAATGCAACTACATGGGAAGGCTCCACGGCGGAGACATGCTGAAGATGCTAATAGACACTGGTATGTTGTCCTCGATTAAAGTGGCCAAGGGACCAGCAGTTTTAGCTTCCTTAGACAACGTGGTGTTCAAGAAGCCAATATACCTAGGTGACGTAATAAGGATTGTGTCCCAAGTGGACTACATAGGAAACTCGTCAATGGAAGTAGAAATGAAGGTGTTTAGGGGAGACGAGCCAATAGTTACCGCCACTGGAGTGTACGTAAAGGTGGACGACAACGTTAGGCCATTGCCTGTTGGGGAAAAGATCGTTCCCGCTACGGATGAGGAGCGTTTAATAGTCGAGGAGGCAAGAAAGAGGAGGGAGCTCAGACTAAAGAAGCTCAAGGAAAGCGTTCCCCTAGAAGACCCTACGGAGAAGCTCACAGTTAAACTGCACAACGTAATATACGTGACCCCTGAGATGACCTATGACGGAAGGCTGATCTCAGCTGGAAAGATAGTGAAGCTCATGGACGATCTAGGGGGAATGTTGGGACTAAGTCTTATAAACTACAAGGGCTTTAAGGACGGTAGCGACACAGTGGTAACGGTTTCCGTCTCTGACACTGCGTTCCTTTCCCCGATTAAGCTAGGAGACGTAGTTGAAATGACGGCTGGATTGTCGTATGTGGGCAAGACTTCCATCGAGGTTTTGATAACGGTAAAGACTAGAAACCCTAAGGACGGCATTAGCAGGATAGTGACCACGGCGTTCTTCAACTACGTAAGGATAGGAAGCGATGGCAGGCCAAAGGAGTTTCCGCCATATTATCCTAAAAACGAGTACGAGAAAAAGATGTTTGAAAGTGCCTTAGCTAGAAGGCACAGGGGCTCTCCTTACGTAATCGGCGAAAAGGAAAGAGGACAGTAG